One Arthrobacter sp. StoSoilB20 DNA segment encodes these proteins:
- a CDS encoding pyruvate carboxylase, whose translation MFSKILVANRGEIAIRAFRAGYELGAKTVAVFPHEDRNSIHRQKADEAYLIGEVGHPVRAYLDVEEVVRVAKEAGADAIYPGYGFLSENPDLARAAKAAGITFVGPPAEVLELAGNKVAALEAARKAGVPVLKSSKPSKDLDELIAAADDIGFPIFAKAVAGGGGRGMRRVETREALPEALQSAMREADAAFGDPTMFLEQAVLRPRHIEVQILADAEGNVMHLFERDCSLQRRHQKVVEIAPAPNLDENIRQALYRDAVAFAKALNYVNAGTVEFLVDTEGERAGQHVFIEMNPRIQVEHTVTEEITDVDLVQAQMRIASGETLADLGLSQETVSIKGAALQCRITTEDPANGFRPDVGKITGYRSAGGAGVRLDGGTVYSGAEISPHFDSMLVKLTCRGRDYPAAVARARRGLAEFRIRGVSTNIPFLQAVLADPDFNAGNVATDFIDKRPELLKSHISADRGTKLLTWLAEVTVNKPNGELTVHSDPASKLPAIEGPVPTTGSRQKLRELGPEGFAKALREQQALAVTDTTFRDAHQSLLATRVRTRDLVAAGPAVTALMPELLSVEAWGGATYDVALRFLGEDPWDRLAALRQALPNTCLQMLLRGRNTVGYTPYPEEVTEAFVNEAAATGIDIFRIFDALNDVNQMAPAIRAVRATGTAVAEVALCYTGNLLDPNEDLYTLDYYLDLAQRIVDAGAHILAIKDMAGLLRPAAATKLVTALRERFDLPVHLHTHDTAGGQLATLLAAVDAGVDAVDVAAASLAGTTSQPAASALVAALANTPRDTGLSLANVGAMEPYWEAVRRVYAPFESGLPGPTGRVYQHEIPGGQLSNLRQQAIALGLGEQFEAIEDMYTAADRILGRLVKVTPSSKVVGDLALHLVGLNADPADFNENPQNYDIPDSVIGFLSGELGDPPGGWPEPFRTKALQGRSVKVRDVEISAEDSAALKGDSKTRQHTLNRLLFAGPTKDYLKSVETYGNISVLDTRDYLYGFQQGSEHVIELEKGVRLIAQLEAVSEADEKGMRTVMCTLNGQSRPVVVRDRSVVSNVKAAEKADPSQPGQVAAPFAGAVTVTAKAGDVVNAGDTVATIEAMKMEASITTPVAGTVSRLAISSVEQVQGGDLLLVIG comes from the coding sequence ATGTTTTCGAAAATTCTGGTGGCCAATCGCGGAGAAATCGCGATCAGGGCGTTTCGCGCTGGTTATGAACTTGGCGCCAAGACCGTAGCCGTCTTTCCGCACGAGGACCGTAACTCGATCCACCGGCAGAAGGCCGATGAAGCTTACCTGATCGGGGAGGTGGGCCATCCCGTCCGCGCCTACCTGGACGTGGAGGAGGTTGTCCGCGTCGCCAAGGAAGCCGGCGCAGACGCCATCTACCCCGGCTACGGATTCCTCTCCGAGAACCCCGACCTCGCCCGCGCAGCGAAGGCAGCAGGAATCACTTTCGTGGGCCCGCCCGCGGAAGTGCTCGAACTCGCCGGCAACAAGGTTGCGGCCTTGGAAGCAGCCCGCAAAGCCGGCGTGCCCGTCCTGAAGTCGAGTAAGCCGTCCAAGGACCTTGACGAGCTCATCGCGGCTGCGGACGACATTGGGTTCCCTATCTTTGCCAAGGCCGTTGCCGGTGGCGGCGGACGTGGCATGCGCCGCGTTGAGACGCGTGAAGCACTGCCTGAGGCATTGCAGTCCGCCATGCGCGAGGCTGACGCCGCGTTCGGCGATCCCACCATGTTCCTTGAGCAGGCCGTCCTGCGTCCCCGGCACATCGAAGTGCAGATCCTGGCCGACGCCGAGGGTAATGTCATGCACCTCTTCGAGCGCGACTGTTCACTGCAGCGCCGCCACCAGAAGGTCGTGGAAATTGCTCCGGCGCCGAACCTGGATGAGAACATCCGCCAGGCGCTCTACCGTGACGCCGTTGCTTTCGCGAAGGCGCTTAATTACGTCAACGCTGGAACTGTGGAGTTCCTGGTGGACACCGAGGGTGAGCGTGCGGGCCAGCACGTGTTCATCGAGATGAACCCCCGTATCCAGGTGGAGCACACTGTCACCGAGGAAATCACGGACGTGGACCTGGTGCAGGCGCAGATGCGCATTGCCTCGGGGGAGACACTGGCGGACCTTGGCCTGAGCCAGGAGACCGTCTCCATCAAGGGCGCGGCACTGCAGTGCCGTATCACCACCGAAGATCCCGCCAACGGGTTCCGTCCGGACGTCGGAAAGATCACCGGTTACCGTTCTGCCGGCGGTGCCGGTGTCAGGCTCGACGGCGGTACGGTTTACTCCGGCGCGGAGATCAGCCCGCACTTTGACTCCATGCTGGTCAAGTTGACCTGCCGCGGCCGGGACTACCCGGCAGCCGTGGCCCGCGCCCGCCGTGGCCTCGCCGAGTTCCGCATCCGCGGTGTTTCCACCAACATCCCCTTCCTTCAGGCTGTCCTGGCCGATCCGGACTTCAACGCCGGCAACGTGGCTACTGACTTCATTGACAAGCGTCCGGAGCTGCTGAAGTCGCACATCTCCGCTGACCGGGGAACCAAGCTGCTGACCTGGTTGGCCGAGGTGACGGTGAACAAGCCGAACGGCGAGCTGACGGTCCACTCGGACCCGGCCAGCAAGCTGCCGGCAATCGAAGGCCCGGTTCCCACCACGGGTTCGCGCCAGAAGTTGAGGGAACTGGGGCCGGAAGGCTTCGCCAAGGCCCTTCGCGAGCAGCAGGCCCTGGCTGTCACGGACACCACATTCCGTGATGCACACCAGTCGCTCCTGGCCACCCGCGTGCGCACCCGCGACCTCGTTGCGGCAGGGCCCGCTGTGACGGCCCTGATGCCGGAGCTGTTGTCGGTGGAAGCCTGGGGCGGTGCCACGTACGACGTCGCTTTGCGTTTCCTTGGTGAGGACCCCTGGGACCGCTTGGCTGCGCTGCGCCAGGCACTTCCGAACACCTGCCTCCAAATGCTCCTGCGCGGGCGCAACACTGTTGGGTACACGCCGTACCCGGAAGAAGTGACTGAGGCTTTCGTCAATGAAGCCGCAGCGACCGGCATCGACATTTTCCGTATCTTCGATGCCCTCAACGATGTGAACCAGATGGCTCCGGCCATCCGGGCGGTGCGGGCCACCGGAACCGCTGTTGCAGAAGTGGCGCTGTGCTACACGGGCAACCTCCTTGACCCCAACGAGGACCTGTACACGCTGGACTACTACCTCGACCTGGCACAGAGGATCGTCGACGCCGGTGCGCACATCCTGGCCATCAAGGACATGGCGGGCCTGCTGCGTCCGGCTGCGGCCACCAAGCTGGTGACGGCGCTGCGCGAGCGTTTCGACCTGCCGGTCCACCTTCACACGCACGACACCGCGGGCGGGCAGCTTGCTACCCTGTTGGCCGCCGTCGACGCCGGTGTGGATGCTGTTGACGTCGCTGCTGCATCCCTTGCCGGGACCACCAGCCAGCCCGCCGCTTCGGCGCTGGTGGCTGCCCTGGCCAACACGCCGCGCGATACCGGCCTTAGCCTGGCCAATGTCGGTGCCATGGAGCCCTATTGGGAAGCTGTTCGACGGGTCTACGCTCCCTTCGAATCCGGCCTGCCGGGTCCCACAGGGCGTGTTTACCAGCACGAAATCCCCGGCGGTCAGCTGTCCAACCTTCGCCAGCAAGCCATTGCCCTGGGGTTGGGGGAGCAGTTTGAAGCCATCGAGGATATGTACACCGCTGCCGACCGGATCCTGGGCCGGCTGGTCAAGGTGACGCCTTCTTCCAAGGTGGTGGGTGACCTCGCCTTGCACCTGGTCGGTTTGAACGCTGATCCCGCGGACTTCAACGAGAACCCGCAGAACTACGACATCCCGGACTCCGTCATTGGCTTCCTGTCCGGCGAACTTGGAGATCCTCCGGGAGGCTGGCCTGAGCCGTTCCGTACCAAGGCGCTGCAGGGCCGAAGCGTCAAGGTCCGCGATGTGGAGATCAGCGCCGAGGACAGTGCTGCACTCAAGGGTGATTCCAAGACGCGCCAGCACACACTGAACCGCTTGCTGTTCGCCGGTCCCACCAAGGACTACCTGAAGAGCGTGGAGACGTACGGCAACATTTCGGTGCTGGACACCCGTGATTACCTCTACGGTTTCCAGCAGGGTTCAGAGCACGTCATTGAGCTGGAAAAGGGCGTCCGCCTCATTGCCCAGCTGGAGGCTGTGTCCGAAGCCGACGAAAAGGGCATGCGCACAGTGATGTGTACGCTCAACGGCCAGTCCCGCCCGGTGGTTGTCCGCGACCGCTCGGTGGTCAGCAACGTCAAAGCTGCGGAGAAGGCGGACCCGTCCCAGCCTGGCCAGGTTGCAGCCCCGTTCGCGGGTGCCGTAACTGTCACGGCCAAAGCCGGTGACGTGGTCAACGCAGGCGATACCGTTGCCACCATTGAGGCGATGAAGATGGAAGCATCCATCACGACGCCGGTAGCCGGTACGGTTTCACGCCTTGCGATTTCATCAGTGGAACAGGTTCAGGGCGGCGACTTGCTGCTGGTGATCGGCTGA
- a CDS encoding long-chain fatty acid--CoA ligase encodes MREISVPPLVKIAPETNITDFVIREAEKASNPALFSKLDSNGQWQDIRAKDFLADVRALAKGLIASGVGTGDRVGIMSRTRYEWSLVDFAIWFAGAISVPIYETSSPSQVAWNLGDSGAVAAFGEAAHHEDVIRQAVAAEDISSVANVWQLEGAGLDALRAAGAGVPDDELESRRSSAGLADVATIIYTSGTTGRPKGCELTHGNFVELSENARASLPEIINESGKTIMFLPLAHVFARFISVLAVAGGVKVAHTPDIKNLLADLQSFQPTFILAVPRVFEKVYNSALTKAEDGGKGAIFHRAVDTAIAYSRARESGSLGLGLKIKHAVFDKLVYGKLRAAMGGHVAHAVSGGGPLGERLGHFFQGIGLQILEGYGLTETTAPISVNTPSMIRIGTVGAPLPGNSVKIADDGEILTKGVCVMRGYYKREDLTAETFTDGWFRTGDIGELDSNGFLKITGRKKEIIVTAGGKNVVPALLEDQIRADALVSQVLVVGDNRPFIGALVTLDEEALPGWLERHGLPAGTSLGEAAEHPVVKAAVQELISKANQSVSQAEAIKSFRIVAADFTEASGHLTPSLKVKRAQVMKDFDAVIEEMYSARRAS; translated from the coding sequence TTGCGTGAAATCAGTGTTCCTCCCCTCGTCAAAATTGCCCCTGAAACCAACATCACGGACTTCGTGATCCGGGAGGCTGAAAAGGCGTCGAACCCTGCGTTGTTCTCCAAGCTGGACAGCAACGGGCAGTGGCAGGACATCCGGGCCAAGGACTTCCTCGCGGACGTCAGGGCCTTGGCGAAGGGCCTGATTGCCAGCGGGGTGGGAACGGGCGATCGGGTGGGCATCATGTCCAGGACCCGCTACGAATGGTCCTTGGTGGACTTCGCCATCTGGTTCGCAGGGGCGATCTCTGTCCCGATCTACGAAACGTCCTCACCGTCCCAAGTGGCATGGAACCTGGGTGACTCCGGTGCGGTGGCAGCTTTTGGCGAGGCAGCACACCACGAGGACGTCATCCGCCAGGCCGTGGCTGCCGAGGACATCAGTTCCGTGGCCAACGTCTGGCAGCTCGAAGGTGCAGGGCTCGACGCCTTGCGCGCAGCCGGCGCCGGTGTTCCCGACGACGAACTCGAATCCCGCCGCTCCTCCGCCGGCCTGGCCGATGTGGCAACCATCATCTACACCTCCGGGACCACCGGCAGGCCGAAGGGGTGTGAACTGACCCACGGCAACTTCGTGGAGCTTTCCGAGAACGCCCGCGCGTCCCTTCCCGAAATCATCAATGAGTCCGGGAAGACCATCATGTTCCTCCCGCTCGCCCACGTCTTTGCACGGTTCATCTCCGTGCTGGCAGTGGCCGGCGGCGTCAAGGTGGCCCACACCCCGGACATCAAGAACCTGCTGGCGGACCTCCAGAGCTTCCAGCCAACATTCATCCTGGCCGTCCCCCGCGTCTTTGAGAAGGTGTACAACTCGGCCCTGACCAAGGCCGAAGACGGCGGCAAGGGTGCCATCTTCCACCGTGCCGTAGACACCGCAATCGCTTACTCCAGGGCCCGAGAGTCCGGCTCCCTGGGGTTGGGCCTGAAAATCAAGCACGCTGTCTTCGACAAATTGGTTTACGGCAAGCTCCGGGCAGCCATGGGTGGCCACGTGGCACATGCAGTGTCCGGCGGCGGCCCCCTGGGCGAACGCCTCGGTCACTTCTTCCAAGGCATTGGCCTGCAGATCCTGGAAGGATACGGGCTTACCGAAACCACTGCCCCCATCTCGGTGAACACTCCCTCCATGATCAGGATTGGCACGGTGGGCGCCCCCTTGCCGGGCAACTCCGTCAAGATTGCCGACGACGGCGAAATCCTCACCAAGGGCGTTTGCGTCATGCGCGGCTACTACAAGCGTGAGGACCTAACGGCGGAAACCTTCACCGACGGATGGTTCCGCACCGGCGATATTGGCGAACTCGACAGCAACGGATTCCTCAAGATCACCGGACGCAAGAAGGAAATCATTGTGACCGCCGGCGGCAAGAACGTGGTTCCCGCCTTGCTCGAGGACCAGATCCGCGCCGACGCCCTGGTCTCCCAGGTATTGGTAGTGGGAGACAACCGTCCGTTCATCGGTGCGCTCGTAACCCTCGATGAGGAAGCCCTCCCGGGCTGGCTCGAGCGCCACGGACTGCCGGCCGGCACTTCCCTGGGCGAGGCGGCAGAACATCCCGTAGTGAAAGCCGCCGTCCAGGAACTGATCAGCAAGGCCAACCAGTCGGTGTCCCAGGCTGAAGCCATCAAGTCCTTCCGTATTGTGGCTGCGGACTTCACGGAGGCCTCGGGCCACCTCACGCCGTCGCTGAAGGTCAAGCGGGCACAGGTCATGAAGGACTTCGACGCTGTGATCGAGGAAATGTACTCCGCCCGCCGGGCTTCCTGA
- a CDS encoding ROK family protein, whose amino-acid sequence MPAQRSTFRVRPKPPASAWKDVPWAARRSHLGRRGLAIGIDIGGTKVAAGVVDAEGRVLAEARRSTPGADPRAVEQTIVELVDELSADHRVNSVGIGAAGWMDLDGGTVLFSPHLAWRNEPLRASLQKLLRRPVLLTNDADAAAWAEWRFGAGQGESRLVCVTLGTGIGGAMVMDGRVERGRYGVAGEFGHQIIFPGGHRCECGNRGCWEQYASGNALGREARQLVRTNSTEGRALLEKAGGTADNLTGAAVTALALEGDATSRELLADQGEWLGLGLANLAAALDPGMFVIGGGLCDAGEFLAGPARESFAKNLTGRGFRPMAGIELAALGPRAGMIGAADLSRVSGRANR is encoded by the coding sequence ATGCCCGCACAACGGTCCACTTTCCGTGTCAGACCCAAGCCACCGGCCTCAGCATGGAAGGACGTGCCGTGGGCTGCCCGGCGCAGCCATCTGGGCCGTCGCGGCCTGGCGATCGGCATAGACATCGGCGGCACCAAAGTCGCTGCCGGTGTGGTGGACGCCGAAGGACGGGTCCTCGCCGAGGCCCGCAGATCCACTCCCGGTGCAGACCCCAGGGCAGTGGAACAAACCATCGTGGAGCTGGTGGATGAGCTCAGCGCCGATCATCGGGTCAATTCCGTTGGAATCGGTGCGGCCGGCTGGATGGACCTCGACGGCGGAACGGTGCTGTTCAGCCCGCACCTGGCCTGGCGCAACGAGCCCCTCCGGGCCAGCCTGCAAAAGCTGCTGCGGCGTCCGGTCCTTCTGACGAACGACGCCGATGCCGCCGCCTGGGCGGAATGGCGCTTCGGGGCCGGCCAGGGGGAGAGCCGGCTGGTGTGCGTGACACTTGGTACCGGCATCGGGGGAGCCATGGTCATGGACGGCCGGGTGGAACGCGGACGCTACGGCGTGGCGGGCGAGTTCGGGCACCAGATCATTTTTCCCGGGGGACACCGTTGCGAATGCGGCAACCGCGGATGCTGGGAGCAGTACGCCTCCGGCAACGCCCTGGGGCGGGAGGCACGCCAACTCGTCCGAACCAACTCAACAGAAGGCCGGGCCCTCCTGGAGAAGGCCGGTGGAACCGCGGACAACCTCACGGGGGCGGCGGTGACCGCGTTGGCACTGGAAGGCGATGCCACCTCGCGTGAGCTCCTCGCAGACCAAGGTGAATGGTTGGGTTTGGGGCTGGCCAACCTCGCCGCGGCCCTTGACCCCGGTATGTTCGTGATCGGTGGTGGACTCTGTGATGCCGGGGAGTTCCTGGCCGGACCAGCGCGGGAATCGTTCGCGAAGAATCTCACGGGCAGGGGCTTCCGTCCCATGGCGGGGATTGAGCTCGCGGCGCTCGGTCCACGCGCCGGCATGATCGGTGCTGCGGACCTTTCGCGTGTCAGCGGACGCGCCAACCGCTAA
- a CDS encoding alpha/beta fold hydrolase codes for MNMLPDFSPFLSNWNGTGPRVGVVMSHGFTGSPHSVRPWAEHLAAAGYAVRLPLLPGHGTTWQDMATRSWQEWHRAVDDAYLELAAECDYVFSTGLSMGGTLALRIAATRPVAGTVVVNPGLVLDDPRAVIVAALKYVVKTTPAIANDILKPDQNEGAYARTPVAAAHQLKKMYKDTAAILPRIHTPVQVYKSTVDNVISEASLDFLRARVNAPVDVTYLSNSYHVATLDNDAPEIFAGTVDFIRKTVATLAGHGPSPEKDTAHEQA; via the coding sequence ATGAACATGCTTCCGGATTTCTCGCCGTTCCTCAGCAATTGGAACGGAACCGGCCCCCGCGTGGGCGTCGTCATGTCCCACGGCTTTACCGGCAGTCCGCACAGTGTCAGGCCATGGGCCGAGCACCTGGCGGCGGCCGGTTATGCTGTCAGGCTGCCGTTGTTGCCCGGGCACGGCACTACGTGGCAGGACATGGCCACCCGGTCGTGGCAGGAGTGGCACCGCGCAGTAGATGATGCCTACCTGGAACTGGCGGCTGAGTGCGATTACGTCTTCAGCACCGGACTGTCCATGGGTGGCACGCTGGCCCTGCGTATCGCGGCCACGCGTCCAGTGGCAGGAACCGTAGTGGTCAACCCGGGGCTGGTCCTCGATGACCCACGGGCAGTGATCGTCGCAGCGCTCAAATACGTGGTGAAGACAACGCCGGCCATTGCCAACGACATCCTCAAACCGGACCAGAATGAAGGTGCCTACGCCCGCACGCCTGTGGCCGCGGCGCATCAGTTGAAAAAGATGTACAAGGACACCGCAGCGATCCTGCCGCGCATCCACACCCCTGTCCAGGTGTACAAGTCCACTGTTGACAACGTGATTTCAGAGGCGAGCCTGGATTTCCTGCGCGCCCGGGTCAATGCTCCGGTGGATGTCACTTACCTCAGCAACAGCTACCATGTAGCAACCCTGGACAACGATGCCCCGGAGATCTTTGCAGGGACCGTGGATTTCATCCGGAAAACCGTAGCAACCCTGGCCGGACACGGGCCTTCCCCCGAAAAGGACACAGCCCATGAACAGGCCTGA
- a CDS encoding alpha/beta fold hydrolase, protein MTERHPLAAPLAFHYAGHGPNATTGVAICHGFTGSPLSILPWAEYLAAQGFAVSVPLLPGHGTTWRDLATTRWQDWYRTFEQSYLDLAEQTEKCFVAGLSMGGAVALRVAALHEVPGLVLVNPGLSFYDRRVRYVAALKHFMPTTTPIVEDKPAPVATEDGDYSKTPLQSVHELKKLFRAATLGLPKVQAPALVFKSSVDEVVPPSSVAAIERHIASSRLKVVTLPHSGHVATLDVDAPTIFEESASFFRQHAGDRVASESS, encoded by the coding sequence ATGACGGAACGCCACCCACTTGCAGCGCCGCTTGCTTTCCACTACGCCGGGCATGGTCCCAATGCCACAACAGGCGTTGCCATCTGCCATGGGTTCACCGGCAGTCCCCTCAGTATCCTCCCGTGGGCGGAGTACCTGGCCGCACAAGGTTTCGCGGTGTCGGTTCCCCTGCTGCCAGGCCACGGCACCACTTGGCGCGACCTGGCAACAACGCGATGGCAGGACTGGTACAGGACCTTTGAGCAGAGCTACCTGGACTTGGCGGAGCAAACCGAAAAGTGCTTCGTGGCGGGCTTGTCAATGGGCGGTGCCGTAGCACTCCGCGTGGCTGCCCTGCATGAGGTTCCCGGATTGGTCCTGGTCAATCCGGGGCTGAGCTTCTATGACCGGCGCGTGAGGTACGTCGCTGCGCTCAAGCACTTCATGCCAACCACCACCCCGATCGTGGAGGACAAACCCGCTCCTGTTGCGACCGAGGATGGTGACTATTCCAAAACCCCGTTGCAGTCGGTCCATGAACTGAAGAAACTCTTCCGCGCCGCTACCCTCGGGCTGCCCAAGGTGCAAGCACCGGCATTGGTTTTCAAGTCGTCAGTGGATGAGGTGGTGCCGCCAAGTTCCGTAGCCGCGATTGAACGCCACATTGCGTCCTCACGGCTGAAGGTGGTGACGCTTCCGCACAGTGGACATGTGGCCACGCTGGACGTTGACGCACCAACCATTTTCGAAGAATCCGCCAGCTTTTTCCGTCAGCACGCCGGGGACAGAGTAGCCTCGGAGTCATCATGA
- a CDS encoding lysophospholipid acyltransferase family protein gives MFYWVMKRIFLGPILKLLFRPWVKGLDNVPESGAAILASNHLSFSDSIFLPLMVHRPVIFLAKSEYFTGKGIKGRLTALFFRLSNQLPMDRSGGAASEMSLQAGKDVLSSGGLLGIYPEGTRSPDARLYRGKVGVARLALQTRVPVVPVAMIGTEKVQPIGKRLPSIRRVGIIFGQPLDFSRYYGMEEDRLVQRAVTDEIMSALMRLSGQEYVDEYAAVVKARLAGKGPEPVHQVEATEDVAGDIAEDRDEPGTSDEGSPQKL, from the coding sequence GTGTTCTATTGGGTCATGAAGAGGATCTTTCTGGGTCCCATCCTCAAACTCCTGTTCAGGCCTTGGGTCAAAGGCCTTGATAACGTCCCCGAAAGCGGCGCCGCGATCCTGGCGTCCAACCACCTGTCCTTTTCGGACTCCATCTTCCTGCCCCTGATGGTGCACCGGCCGGTTATCTTCCTGGCTAAGTCCGAGTACTTCACCGGCAAGGGAATCAAGGGACGGCTGACGGCGCTGTTCTTCAGGCTGAGCAACCAACTTCCCATGGACCGGTCCGGCGGGGCAGCGTCCGAAATGTCATTGCAGGCAGGCAAGGACGTCCTTTCGTCCGGAGGTCTGCTGGGCATTTACCCGGAAGGGACCCGCAGCCCTGACGCCCGTCTCTACCGCGGGAAAGTGGGTGTGGCACGGCTGGCCCTGCAAACGCGGGTACCCGTGGTGCCGGTCGCCATGATCGGTACGGAGAAGGTCCAGCCCATCGGCAAGAGGCTCCCCAGCATCCGCAGGGTCGGCATCATTTTTGGACAGCCACTGGACTTCAGCCGCTACTACGGCATGGAGGAGGACCGGCTGGTCCAGAGAGCAGTCACAGATGAAATCATGTCCGCCTTGATGCGTCTCTCCGGCCAGGAATACGTCGATGAATACGCTGCCGTGGTCAAGGCCCGGTTGGCCGGCAAGGGCCCGGAACCTGTGCACCAGGTCGAGGCAACGGAGGATGTTGCCGGCGACATAGCGGAGGACCGGGATGAACCGGGGACCAGCGATGAAGGGTCGCCGCAGAAACTGTGA
- a CDS encoding 3-deoxy-7-phosphoheptulonate synthase class II, with product MTELTANTASSIADPLASTAQSGAANYPGLDAWRDLPISQQPTWSDAGVFDASVKELSVVPPLVFAGEVDVLRERLAAAAQGKAFLLQGGDCAETFEAATADKISARVKTILQMAVVLTYGAAMPVIKMGRMAGQFAKPRSSNDETRDGVTLPAYRGDIVNGYEFTPESRAHDAGRMLKAYHTSASTLNLIRAFTQGGFADLRLVHQWNKGFTENPAHARYESLARDIDRAISFMDSCGADFEALKRVEFFASHEALLLDYERALTRIDSRTGLPYDTSAHFLWIGERTRELDHAHVDFLSRVRNPIGVKLGPTTSGDDALRLIDKLDPNREPGRLTFITRMGAKNIREKLPAVVERVTASGAQVLWVTDPMHGNTVTSPNGYKTRNFDDVIDEVRGFFEVHHSLGTVPGGLHVEMTGDDVAECLGGADPIDQDAFLDRYESVCDPRLNHMQSLEMAFLVAGALSKQ from the coding sequence GTGACTGAGCTAACCGCGAACACCGCATCCTCCATAGCAGATCCCCTCGCCAGCACCGCCCAAAGCGGAGCAGCGAACTACCCCGGGCTCGACGCCTGGCGGGACCTGCCGATCTCCCAGCAGCCCACGTGGTCCGACGCCGGCGTCTTCGATGCTTCCGTCAAGGAACTTTCCGTGGTTCCGCCGCTGGTTTTCGCCGGCGAAGTGGATGTCCTCCGGGAGCGTTTGGCCGCTGCGGCCCAGGGCAAAGCATTCCTCCTGCAGGGCGGCGACTGCGCTGAGACATTTGAAGCTGCCACAGCGGACAAAATCAGCGCAAGGGTCAAGACCATCCTGCAGATGGCGGTGGTGCTGACCTACGGTGCTGCCATGCCCGTCATCAAGATGGGCCGCATGGCCGGACAGTTCGCCAAGCCGCGCTCGTCCAACGACGAAACCCGCGACGGCGTCACGCTGCCCGCCTACCGTGGCGACATCGTCAATGGCTATGAGTTCACACCGGAGTCCCGCGCCCATGACGCCGGCCGTATGCTGAAGGCGTATCACACCTCGGCTTCGACCCTGAACCTTATCCGTGCGTTCACCCAAGGTGGTTTCGCGGACCTGCGCCTGGTTCACCAGTGGAACAAGGGCTTCACGGAAAACCCTGCGCACGCCCGCTATGAATCGCTGGCACGCGATATTGACCGTGCCATCAGCTTCATGGATTCCTGCGGCGCGGACTTCGAGGCGCTCAAGCGGGTTGAATTCTTCGCCAGCCATGAAGCGTTGCTGCTCGACTACGAGCGCGCCCTGACCCGCATCGATTCACGCACGGGCCTGCCCTACGACACTTCCGCCCATTTCCTGTGGATCGGCGAGCGGACCCGCGAACTGGATCATGCCCATGTGGACTTCCTCTCCCGTGTGCGGAACCCTATCGGCGTCAAGCTCGGACCCACCACCAGCGGTGATGATGCCCTGCGCCTGATCGACAAGCTGGACCCCAACCGTGAACCTGGGCGTCTGACGTTCATCACGCGTATGGGCGCCAAGAACATCCGCGAAAAGCTGCCTGCCGTCGTCGAGCGCGTCACCGCCTCAGGTGCCCAAGTGCTTTGGGTCACCGATCCCATGCACGGCAACACCGTCACCTCGCCCAACGGCTACAAGACCCGCAACTTCGACGACGTCATTGACGAGGTCCGTGGCTTCTTCGAGGTCCACCACTCGCTGGGCACGGTTCCCGGCGGTCTCCACGTCGAAATGACCGGCGACGACGTCGCTGAGTGCCTGGGTGGCGCCGATCCGATCGACCAGGACGCTTTCCTTGACCGCTATGAGTCAGTGTGCGACCCCCGCTTGAACCACATGCAGTCACTTGAAATGGCCTTCCTGGTGGCAGGGGCCCTCTCCAAGCAGTAA